From one Geoalkalibacter halelectricus genomic stretch:
- the lipB gene encoding lipoyl(octanoyl) transferase LipB gives MTNARSFMTLRAGRLDYSSGLALQELLVERRLNGGPDLLVLLEHEPVITLGRGARDEHVLLGHEELARRGIEIHRVGRGGDVTWHGPGQLVAYPIIHLDGLGRDLHAYLRRLEETLILTLAAFGVPGQRRAGKTGVWVEARKIASIGVGVRRWVAWHGLALNVDPDLEGFRAIVPCGLSEVAMTSLGRECARSIAMAEVEDALIEAFATTFSLSFDGEYEPPPATQA, from the coding sequence ATGACGAACGCGCGAAGTTTCATGACCCTGCGGGCGGGCCGCCTGGACTATTCCTCCGGTCTCGCCTTGCAGGAATTGTTAGTGGAGCGTCGCCTCAACGGCGGCCCGGATCTGCTCGTGCTGCTGGAGCACGAACCGGTCATCACCCTCGGCCGCGGCGCCCGTGACGAGCACGTGCTGCTCGGGCACGAGGAACTGGCGCGCCGCGGCATCGAGATCCATCGGGTGGGGCGCGGCGGCGACGTCACCTGGCACGGTCCCGGCCAACTGGTCGCTTATCCGATCATTCACCTCGATGGGCTCGGTCGCGATCTGCATGCCTATTTGCGCCGTCTGGAAGAGACCCTGATTCTTACCCTCGCGGCCTTTGGCGTCCCTGGTCAGCGCCGCGCGGGAAAAACCGGCGTATGGGTCGAGGCACGCAAAATCGCCTCCATCGGTGTGGGAGTGCGGCGCTGGGTTGCCTGGCACGGCCTGGCCCTCAACGTCGATCCGGACCTGGAGGGTTTTCGCGCCATCGTGCCCTGCGGGCTGAGCGAGGTGGCCATGACCTCCCTGGGGCGCGAATGCGCGCGCTCCATCGCCATGGCGGAGGTGGAAGACGCCTTGATCGAAGCCTTTGCCACAACCTTTTCCCTGAGTTTTGACGGCGAATATGAGCCACCCCCAGCGACACAAGCCTGA
- the lipA gene encoding lipoyl synthase: protein MSHPQRHKPDWLKVRLPQGPGWARIDRYHREQGLHSVCRSAACPNQGECWSRGTATFMILGNLCTRACAFCNVRAGAPAPPDPDEPARVAQAIGELDLRHAVVTSVTRDDLDDGGASHFACLVHEVRDRAPHCRIELLIPDLGGNLDALELILAAAPDVLGHNIETIPRLYPQVRQGAHYQRSLAILAAIHQRAPHIPTKSGLMLGLGETQEEILAVLADLRQVGCALLTLGQYLAPTRRHHPVVRYPHPDEFAHLRRQALALGFAHVEAGPLVRSSYHAQQQFEEATDVHRLPNPA from the coding sequence ATGAGCCACCCCCAGCGACACAAGCCTGATTGGCTTAAGGTGCGCCTGCCTCAAGGACCCGGCTGGGCGCGCATCGACCGCTACCACCGCGAGCAGGGTCTGCACAGCGTGTGCCGCAGCGCCGCCTGCCCCAACCAGGGAGAATGCTGGAGCCGCGGTACCGCCACCTTCATGATTCTGGGCAACCTCTGCACCCGCGCCTGCGCCTTTTGCAACGTGCGGGCCGGCGCTCCCGCCCCTCCCGATCCCGACGAGCCCGCGCGGGTCGCCCAGGCCATCGGCGAGCTTGATTTACGTCATGCCGTGGTCACTTCCGTGACCCGCGACGATCTGGACGACGGCGGCGCAAGCCATTTTGCCTGCCTGGTTCACGAAGTCCGCGACCGCGCCCCGCACTGCCGCATTGAACTGCTGATTCCCGACCTCGGCGGCAACCTCGACGCCCTGGAGCTGATCCTCGCCGCCGCACCCGACGTGCTCGGCCACAATATCGAAACCATCCCGCGTCTCTATCCCCAGGTGCGCCAAGGCGCCCACTACCAACGCTCCCTGGCCATACTGGCCGCGATCCACCAGCGCGCGCCGCACATCCCCACCAAATCGGGGCTGATGCTCGGTCTCGGCGAAACCCAGGAAGAAATTCTCGCCGTACTGGCCGATTTGCGCCAGGTCGGCTGCGCGCTTTTGACCCTCGGCCAATACCTGGCCCCCACGCGCCGGCACCATCCCGTGGTTCGCTATCCACATCCCGATGAATTCGCGCATTTGCGTCGACAAGCCCTGGCGCTTGGCTTTGCCCACGTCGAGGCGGGCCCCCTGGTGCGCTCGTCCTACCATGCCCAGCAGCAGTTCGAGGAGGCCACGGATGTCCACCGCCTGCCAAACCCCGCTTGA